The proteins below come from a single Nostoc sp. KVJ3 genomic window:
- a CDS encoding glycoside hydrolase family 10 protein, producing MISRFNRKSEQWRVWVANASFKSMKSPFIIQSWRRLLKYLFPILVLISFVTVLLLDSFTPAIAEGWGFGAIAQLPRQEIRGVWMTTNDFDTLKDRAKVKDAVSQLRRLNFNTIYPVVWNSGYVMYPSAIAQRAGIQPFVYKGLDGHDILADLITQAHRQGLLVIPWFEFGFMAPPTSELALNYPDWFTQKRDGSQTSISAAGEVMWLNPFLPQVQQFITNLVLETVSQYDADGIQFDDHMSLPYEFGYDQYTVALYTKETNNPPPKDAQDAAWVQWRADKITAFMVQLNQAVKQRKPQAIFSVSPNYYDFAYKFHLQDWLTWMRQHIVDELIVQVYRPNMQSFVANISRPEIQEAQQIIPTAIGIMTGLRNNPVPIQQIKSQVRAAQERGLGVTFFYYESLWNDALEPLNERQAGFENLFPSPALRARLE from the coding sequence ATGATTAGTAGATTCAATCGTAAAAGTGAACAATGGCGTGTGTGGGTAGCTAATGCATCATTCAAATCTATGAAATCACCTTTTATTATTCAAAGTTGGCGGCGATTACTCAAATATCTTTTTCCAATTCTCGTTTTAATATCCTTTGTTACTGTATTGTTGCTGGACAGTTTCACCCCTGCGATCGCAGAAGGTTGGGGTTTTGGCGCGATCGCACAGCTACCCCGTCAGGAAATTCGCGGGGTTTGGATGACCACCAATGATTTTGACACCCTCAAGGATCGCGCCAAAGTGAAGGATGCTGTGAGTCAATTACGACGGCTGAACTTCAACACAATCTATCCTGTGGTGTGGAATTCTGGTTATGTAATGTATCCCAGTGCGATCGCACAACGTGCAGGTATTCAACCTTTTGTCTACAAAGGTTTAGATGGACATGATATTCTTGCAGACCTCATTACCCAAGCCCATCGCCAAGGATTGCTAGTAATTCCCTGGTTTGAGTTTGGTTTCATGGCTCCCCCAACCTCAGAACTAGCACTGAATTATCCTGATTGGTTCACACAAAAGCGCGATGGTAGCCAAACTTCTATTAGTGCGGCTGGTGAGGTGATGTGGCTCAATCCGTTCCTTCCCCAAGTACAACAGTTCATCACCAACCTCGTATTAGAAACTGTCAGTCAATATGATGCCGATGGTATTCAGTTTGACGATCACATGAGTTTGCCCTACGAATTTGGTTATGACCAATATACAGTTGCTTTGTACACCAAAGAAACCAATAATCCTCCCCCAAAGGATGCCCAAGACGCTGCATGGGTACAGTGGCGGGCAGATAAAATTACCGCGTTCATGGTACAACTTAACCAAGCTGTAAAGCAGAGAAAACCCCAGGCAATTTTCTCAGTTTCTCCTAATTACTATGATTTTGCTTACAAGTTTCATCTGCAAGATTGGCTGACCTGGATGCGACAACATATTGTGGATGAGTTAATTGTGCAAGTTTATCGTCCGAATATGCAAAGTTTTGTAGCTAATATTTCTCGTCCAGAAATTCAAGAAGCACAGCAAATAATTCCCACTGCAATTGGTATTATGACAGGATTACGAAATAATCCAGTTCCTATCCAGCAAATTAAGTCTCAGGTGCGGGCTGCCCAAGAACGTGGTTTAGGTGTAACCTTCTTTTATTATGAAAGTCTTTGGAACGATGCTCTAGAACCCTTAAATGAGCGACAAGCTGGATTTGAAAATCTCTTTCCATCTCCTGCACTCCGCGCCAGACTTGAATAA
- a CDS encoding Nif11-like leader peptide family natural product precursor — protein MTQQNATRLFQAVKQDQALQQRLKATADPKAFIKIAKERGYDFTSDELDNEINKLSEEDLAAIVNPGWGTRRHINPR, from the coding sequence ATGACACAGCAAAATGCTACCCGACTTTTTCAAGCTGTAAAACAAGATCAAGCATTACAGCAAAGACTTAAAGCAACAGCCGATCCAAAAGCCTTCATCAAGATTGCTAAAGAGCGTGGCTATGACTTTACCTCTGATGAGCTTGACAATGAAATCAACAAGTTATCTGAAGAAGATTTAGCCGCTATTGTCAATCCAGGATGGGGAACTAGACGGCATATTAATCCTAGATAA
- the bchI gene encoding magnesium chelatase ATPase subunit I, which yields MSPTAQSTASARRVVFPFTAIVGQEEMKLALLLNVIDPKIGGVMIMGDRGTGKSTTIRALADLLPEISVVANDPFSSDPSDPDLMSDEVRQLLEQGAEIPVAHKKVQMVDLPLGATEDRVCGTIDIEKALSEGVKAFEPGLLAKANRGILYVDEVNLLDDHLVDVLLDSAASGWNTVEREGISIRHPARFVLVGSGNPEEGELRPQLLDRFGMHAEIHTVKEPALRVQIVEQRADFDQNPPVFLESCKAQQEALQEQIVNAQKLLPEVKIDYDLRVKISEVCSELDVDGLRGDIVSNRAAKALTAYEGRTEVTVDDIHRVITLCLRHRLRKDPLESIDSGYKVAKVFSRVFGVELPESDAAQKNGTGQKLGARS from the coding sequence GTGAGTCCAACTGCTCAATCCACGGCAAGCGCGCGTCGCGTTGTATTTCCTTTTACGGCAATTGTGGGCCAGGAAGAAATGAAACTGGCGCTCCTATTGAACGTGATTGACCCCAAAATTGGTGGTGTAATGATCATGGGCGATCGCGGCACCGGTAAATCCACAACTATCCGGGCCCTGGCGGATCTGCTGCCAGAAATTTCTGTGGTTGCCAACGATCCCTTCAGTAGCGATCCCAGCGATCCCGACTTGATGAGCGACGAAGTCCGCCAACTCTTAGAACAAGGGGCGGAAATTCCTGTGGCTCACAAAAAAGTCCAAATGGTAGACCTGCCGCTAGGAGCTACAGAAGACCGAGTTTGTGGCACAATCGACATCGAGAAAGCCTTATCTGAAGGTGTTAAAGCCTTTGAACCGGGACTGCTCGCAAAGGCTAACAGGGGCATTCTCTACGTGGATGAAGTCAACTTACTAGATGATCACCTTGTAGACGTACTGCTCGATTCCGCCGCTAGTGGATGGAATACTGTAGAACGGGAAGGTATTTCTATCCGTCACCCAGCGCGTTTTGTTCTTGTGGGTTCTGGAAACCCTGAAGAAGGCGAACTGCGTCCCCAATTGCTCGATCGCTTTGGAATGCACGCAGAAATTCACACGGTAAAAGAACCAGCCTTGCGGGTGCAAATCGTGGAACAACGGGCGGATTTTGACCAAAACCCTCCAGTATTTCTAGAAAGCTGCAAAGCCCAGCAAGAAGCATTGCAAGAGCAAATTGTCAATGCTCAAAAGCTTTTGCCAGAAGTGAAAATTGACTACGATCTGCGGGTAAAAATTTCTGAAGTCTGTTCTGAACTAGATGTAGATGGTTTGCGGGGTGACATTGTTAGTAACCGCGCCGCTAAAGCCTTAACAGCTTATGAAGGACGTACTGAAGTTACAGTTGATGATATCCATCGCGTAATTACCCTATGCTTGCGTCACAGACTGCGAAAAGACCCCTTAGAATCGATTGATTCTGGCTACAAAGTCGCCAAAGTTTTTAGCCGTGTCTTTGGCGTAGAATTACCAGAAAGTGATGCAGCACAAAAAAATGGTACAGGTCAAAAATTAGGGGCTAGAAGTTAG
- a CDS encoding valine--pyruvate transaminase, whose protein sequence is MNPALTQIGAQMSNLTGVRAIMKDIIETLRGGAGQQFINLSAGNPLILPEVEQLWRDCTAQLLASPEYGEVVCRYGSSQGYAPLIEAIANDFNKRYGLNLSDRNILITPGSQTLYFYAANTFGGYTPSGELKQIVLPLSPDYTGYGGICLVPKALTAYKPTLDIDVAAHRFKYRPDFSQLTITENTGCVLFSRPCNPTGNVLTDDEVKKIAALAAPYNLPVLIDSAYAPPFPALNFTEMTPVFGDNILHCMSLSKAGLPGERIGIAIGDEKWIEVLECFQANMSLHSSRYGQAIAAFAINSGALVEISHTVIRPFYQNKFTVLETSLEQAMSKDLPWFLHRGEGAIFAWLWLKDLPISDWEFYQQLKQVGVIIVPGSSFFPGLDEEWAHKHQCFRISLTGTDEEITTAMQRLAKVAEEAYKGAAVSV, encoded by the coding sequence ATGAACCCTGCCCTAACTCAAATTGGCGCTCAAATGTCCAACCTGACTGGCGTAAGAGCAATCATGAAGGATATTATCGAGACATTACGAGGTGGTGCAGGGCAGCAGTTTATTAATTTGAGTGCTGGTAATCCGTTGATTTTGCCAGAAGTAGAGCAGTTATGGCGGGATTGTACTGCACAGCTTTTGGCTAGCCCAGAGTATGGTGAGGTAGTTTGTCGCTACGGCTCAAGTCAGGGCTATGCACCATTAATTGAAGCCATCGCTAATGATTTTAACAAACGCTACGGGTTAAACTTAAGCGATCGCAATATCCTCATCACCCCCGGCAGTCAAACCCTCTACTTCTACGCCGCTAATACCTTCGGTGGCTACACCCCAAGCGGCGAGTTAAAACAAATCGTTTTACCCCTCAGTCCTGACTACACAGGTTACGGCGGTATTTGCTTAGTTCCAAAAGCCTTAACAGCATACAAACCAACCCTCGATATTGATGTAGCCGCCCACCGATTTAAATATCGCCCCGACTTCAGCCAACTGACGATTACAGAAAATACGGGTTGTGTCCTCTTCTCTCGTCCCTGTAATCCTACTGGTAACGTTCTTACTGATGATGAGGTGAAAAAGATTGCTGCTTTGGCTGCACCTTATAATTTACCAGTGTTAATTGATTCGGCTTATGCGCCTCCTTTCCCAGCATTGAACTTTACTGAAATGACACCAGTATTTGGTGATAATATCTTACACTGCATGAGTTTATCGAAAGCGGGATTACCAGGAGAAAGGATTGGGATTGCCATTGGGGATGAAAAGTGGATTGAGGTATTGGAGTGTTTTCAGGCAAATATGAGCCTCCATTCTTCACGTTACGGCCAAGCGATCGCAGCTTTTGCAATCAATTCTGGTGCATTAGTAGAAATTTCTCACACTGTCATCCGTCCCTTTTACCAAAATAAGTTTACCGTTTTAGAAACCAGCTTAGAGCAAGCAATGTCCAAGGATTTACCTTGGTTCCTCCATCGCGGTGAAGGAGCAATTTTTGCCTGGTTGTGGTTAAAGGATTTACCCATCAGTGACTGGGAATTTTACCAGCAACTAAAGCAAGTAGGTGTAATTATTGTTCCTGGAAGTAGCTTCTTCCCTGGTTTAGATGAAGAGTGGGCACACAAACACCAATGTTTCCGCATCAGCCTCACAGGTACGGATGAAGAGATAACCACTGCTATGCAACGTTTAGCAAAAGTAGCTGAAGAAGCTTATAAAGGTGCGGCTGTGAGTGTCTGA
- the rimM gene encoding ribosome maturation factor RimM (Essential for efficient processing of 16S rRNA), translated as MPNAPSSSMPNAPSSSMPKSDNWLEIGKIVAPQGLSGELRVYPVSDFPERFEIPGKRWLLRSDDTEPQPIELLTGRYISNKNLYVIKLAGVENCDQAEALRGCKLMVPASDRPQLGEDEYHVLDLIGLEVFMQASGELVGTVVDIIPAGNDLLEVKLHESFATDKKQKTVLIPFVEAIAPVVDLKSNRIEITPPSGLLEINQ; from the coding sequence ATGCCCAATGCCCCATCCTCCTCCATGCCCAATGCCCCATCCTCCTCCATGCCCAAATCAGATAATTGGTTAGAAATCGGTAAAATTGTTGCCCCTCAAGGATTGTCTGGAGAATTACGGGTTTATCCTGTATCTGACTTTCCCGAAAGATTTGAGATACCGGGAAAACGTTGGTTGTTGCGTTCAGATGACACAGAACCGCAACCAATCGAATTATTGACAGGACGTTATATCAGTAACAAAAATTTGTATGTAATCAAGTTAGCTGGCGTAGAAAATTGCGATCAGGCGGAGGCGTTGCGCGGTTGTAAGTTAATGGTGCCAGCAAGCGATCGCCCCCAATTAGGCGAAGATGAATATCATGTCCTCGATTTGATTGGCTTAGAAGTATTCATGCAAGCATCTGGCGAACTCGTTGGTACGGTTGTAGATATCATCCCCGCCGGTAATGATTTGTTAGAAGTAAAGTTGCATGAATCATTTGCTACTGACAAAAAGCAAAAGACTGTTTTGATTCCATTTGTGGAAGCGATCGCACCAGTCGTAGACTTGAAATCTAATCGGATTGAAATTACGCCGCCGTCTGGATTACTGGAAATCAATCAATAA
- the hisG gene encoding ATP phosphoribosyltransferase, with amino-acid sequence MLTVALPKGELLKNSIRLLQSAGLDFSAFLDSGTRQLQIPDTKGLAKALLVRAQDVPVYVEYGQAQLGVVGYDVLREKQPQVAHLVDLQFGHCRMSVAVKGSSSYRSPLDLPPHGRVASKYVNCAREYFHSLDLPVEIVPLYGSVELGPITGMSEAIVDLVSTGRTLRENGLIEIATLYESTARLIAHPLSYRLNTGNLSDVISKLREAVLVEV; translated from the coding sequence ATGCTGACTGTTGCATTGCCAAAAGGGGAACTCCTTAAAAATAGCATCCGCTTGCTACAATCTGCGGGATTAGATTTTAGTGCTTTTTTAGATTCAGGAACTCGCCAACTTCAAATTCCTGATACTAAGGGACTTGCAAAAGCTTTGTTGGTACGGGCGCAAGACGTGCCTGTTTATGTAGAATATGGTCAAGCACAACTGGGTGTTGTTGGTTATGATGTGCTGCGGGAGAAGCAGCCACAAGTTGCCCATTTGGTGGATTTGCAGTTTGGACATTGTCGGATGTCGGTGGCGGTAAAAGGATCCAGTTCTTACCGATCGCCTTTAGATTTACCACCGCATGGTAGAGTTGCTTCAAAATACGTGAATTGCGCTCGTGAATATTTCCACAGTCTAGATTTACCTGTGGAAATAGTACCTCTGTATGGTTCAGTGGAACTAGGCCCGATTACTGGAATGTCAGAAGCGATCGTGGATTTAGTTTCTACAGGGCGGACTCTGCGCGAAAATGGTTTGATTGAAATCGCTACTTTATATGAAAGCACGGCGCGGTTGATTGCCCATCCTCTGAGTTACCGACTGAATACTGGTAATCTCAGTGATGTGATTTCTAAGCTTAGGGAAGCCGTTTTGGTAGAGGTTTAA
- a CDS encoding YqaE/Pmp3 family membrane protein, whose amino-acid sequence MKLVRFLLGLLLPPLGVFLTVGVGPTLFINILLTVLGWLPGSIHAIWVIAKHEEQVNREGSIY is encoded by the coding sequence ATGAAATTAGTTCGTTTTCTTCTAGGTTTATTACTGCCTCCTTTAGGCGTTTTCCTGACAGTTGGAGTAGGCCCAACATTGTTTATTAACATTTTGCTCACAGTTCTAGGTTGGCTACCCGGCAGCATTCATGCAATTTGGGTTATTGCCAAGCATGAAGAACAAGTTAATCGTGAGGGAAGTATTTACTAA
- a CDS encoding DNA cytosine methyltransferase, producing MKEKSRNEIKNSSFRVLDLFAGCGGLSLGFQNAGFNIIAAFDNWKPAINVYQKNFSHKIFDYDLSNLRSNYQIFREMCPEIIIGGPPCQDFSSAGKRNENLGRGDLSIVFSEIVTNVLPQWFLIENVELFRKSNKYKEVRQVFKDAGYGLSEIILDASLCGVPQKRKRFFCFGELQGKDQSLEPYLKKRLADKPMTIRDYLGNKLEIQYYYRHPRSYQRRGIFSIDEPSPTVRGVNRPIPKNYKKHPKDPVCIIEKLRPLTTIERSYLQTFPETFIFEGTKTDLEQMIGNAVPVKLAEYIAQSILEYIKDNLNTSKIIPEKTYAL from the coding sequence ATGAAAGAAAAATCTAGGAATGAGATAAAAAACTCTTCATTTAGAGTTTTAGACCTTTTTGCTGGTTGTGGAGGGTTATCTTTAGGCTTTCAAAATGCTGGGTTTAATATTATAGCAGCATTTGATAATTGGAAACCAGCTATAAATGTTTATCAAAAAAACTTTAGCCATAAAATTTTTGATTACGATCTTAGTAATTTAAGGAGTAACTATCAAATTTTTAGAGAAATGTGCCCTGAAATTATTATTGGTGGCCCACCGTGTCAAGACTTTTCTAGCGCCGGTAAACGTAATGAAAATTTAGGAAGAGGAGATTTAAGTATTGTATTTTCTGAGATAGTTACAAATGTTCTGCCTCAGTGGTTTTTGATAGAGAACGTAGAACTATTTCGTAAAAGCAATAAATATAAAGAGGTTAGACAAGTATTCAAAGATGCTGGATATGGTTTAAGTGAAATAATTTTAGATGCTAGTCTGTGCGGTGTTCCTCAAAAGCGAAAAAGATTTTTTTGCTTTGGAGAGTTACAAGGAAAAGACCAAAGTCTAGAACCTTATCTGAAGAAAAGGTTAGCAGATAAACCAATGACCATTAGGGATTATCTGGGAAATAAATTAGAAATTCAATATTACTACAGACATCCAAGAAGTTACCAAAGAAGAGGAATTTTTAGTATTGATGAACCTAGTCCAACAGTAAGAGGAGTTAATCGTCCTATTCCTAAAAATTATAAGAAACACCCTAAAGATCCAGTCTGTATTATAGAAAAATTGCGCCCATTGACTACAATCGAAAGAAGCTATTTGCAGACTTTTCCTGAAACATTTATTTTTGAAGGTACAAAGACAGACCTTGAGCAAATGATAGGAAATGCTGTGCCTGTAAAGCTTGCAGAGTACATTGCTCAAAGTATACTTGAATATATTAAAGATAATTTAAATACTTCTAAAATAATTCCAGAAAAAACTTATGCTTTGTAA
- a CDS encoding DNA polymerase beta superfamily protein, with protein MERIEVEQRTILIGLAGSHGYGLNRPDSDFDYRGVFIAPKRYYLGFDRIEQKDAGWDEPGIFPFIDGNKDTVIYELRKILQLLAGANPNVLELLWLNNYPFVSVVGQHLINHKQLFLSKKVKHTYTGYAFAQIKKMETHRKWLLKPPQKKPIPSDFAIEDEAPLSKDELNAFLEYLYNLIRGRIEFLEEAEQLYQLLTADIDFKGVLKQYTLPDETLEYTQNLTNSRKDFIRLLQKSQSYQIALREWKAYLSWQENRNPARAEMERKSGFDLKHGMHCIRLLRSGIEILRQGEVIVDRRIAGDVEDLKAILKGEYSYDRVMKMAEDLVAEMEVVYEQSALPHKPDLEEINELCMELVEMQNW; from the coding sequence ATGGAAAGAATAGAAGTTGAGCAAAGAACTATTTTAATTGGTTTGGCAGGTAGCCACGGCTATGGTTTAAATCGTCCTGATTCAGATTTTGATTATCGGGGAGTATTTATCGCACCCAAAAGATACTACTTGGGATTTGATCGCATCGAACAAAAAGATGCTGGTTGGGATGAACCAGGTATATTTCCATTTATAGATGGAAATAAAGACACAGTTATATATGAATTAAGAAAAATTCTCCAGTTATTAGCGGGTGCGAATCCTAATGTTTTAGAATTGCTCTGGTTAAATAACTATCCTTTTGTCAGCGTAGTCGGACAGCATTTAATTAATCATAAGCAGCTATTTTTGAGCAAGAAGGTAAAACATACTTACACTGGTTATGCCTTTGCCCAAATCAAAAAGATGGAAACTCATCGTAAATGGTTATTAAAACCACCGCAAAAAAAGCCAATACCATCTGATTTTGCCATAGAAGATGAAGCACCTCTTAGCAAGGATGAGCTAAATGCTTTTCTGGAGTATCTTTATAACTTAATCAGAGGACGGATTGAGTTTTTGGAAGAAGCGGAGCAATTATACCAATTGCTAACAGCAGATATTGATTTTAAAGGAGTATTAAAACAATATACTTTACCAGATGAGACTTTAGAATATACCCAAAACTTAACTAATAGCCGTAAAGATTTTATCCGTCTGCTTCAAAAAAGCCAAAGTTATCAAATAGCTTTAAGAGAATGGAAAGCTTACTTATCTTGGCAGGAAAATAGAAATCCGGCTAGGGCCGAAATGGAAAGAAAGTCTGGTTTTGACCTCAAGCATGGAATGCACTGCATTAGATTGTTACGCAGTGGAATAGAAATATTGCGTCAAGGTGAAGTGATTGTAGATAGAAGAATAGCTGGTGATGTTGAGGATTTAAAAGCTATTTTGAAGGGTGAATATTCTTACGATCGAGTGATGAAAATGGCAGAAGATTTAGTTGCTGAAATGGAAGTTGTTTACGAACAATCCGCCCTCCCTCACAAACCTGATTTGGAGGAAATTAATGAGTTGTGTATGGAATTGGTAGAAATGCAAAATTGGTAA
- the rppA gene encoding two-component system response regulator RppA, translating into MRILLVDDEVELTEPLSRLLTREGYIVDAAYNGASGSEYAQVGNYDLLILDWMLPGKTGLEICQQLRRQGKTTPVLFLTAKDTLDDRVEGLDAGADDYLVKPFELRELLARVRALLRRSGSQAYETTTGRLTVADLELDCENQVAYRQGRIIELSQKESQLLQYFMEHTGQLMTHAQIMQNLWQEEEQPSSNVIAALIRLLRRKIEVGRETALIHTVYGKGYRFGASSVE; encoded by the coding sequence ATGAGAATTTTATTAGTTGATGATGAAGTTGAACTAACTGAACCCTTGAGTCGTTTGTTAACTCGTGAGGGTTACATTGTAGATGCCGCTTACAATGGCGCAAGCGGCAGTGAATATGCACAAGTAGGTAATTATGACCTACTAATTTTAGATTGGATGCTGCCAGGAAAAACGGGGTTAGAGATTTGTCAGCAATTGCGACGACAAGGTAAAACCACTCCCGTGCTATTTCTCACAGCTAAAGATACTCTAGATGACCGCGTAGAAGGTTTAGATGCTGGTGCTGACGACTATCTAGTTAAACCTTTTGAACTGCGGGAGTTACTAGCCAGAGTCCGGGCTTTATTGCGGCGTTCCGGTTCCCAAGCTTATGAAACCACTACCGGACGTTTAACCGTCGCTGATTTAGAACTCGATTGTGAAAATCAAGTCGCCTATCGCCAAGGACGAATAATTGAGCTATCGCAAAAAGAAAGCCAGCTGCTGCAATATTTTATGGAACACACTGGACAATTAATGACTCATGCCCAGATTATGCAAAACTTGTGGCAAGAGGAAGAACAACCAAGTAGTAATGTGATTGCCGCATTAATTCGTTTGTTGCGTCGTAAGATTGAGGTAGGTAGAGAAACTGCACTGATTCACACAGTCTACGGTAAAGGCTATCGTTTCGGTGCTTCCTCTGTCGAGTAA
- a CDS encoding S-(hydroxymethyl)glutathione dehydrogenase/class III alcohol dehydrogenase yields the protein MQVKAAVAYSAGKPLTIETVQLSGPQAGEVLVEVKASGVCHTDAFTLSGDDPEGLFPVILGHEGAGVVVEVGAGVTSLKPGDRVIPLYTPECRQCEYCLSFKTNLCQAIRLTQARGVMPNGTSRFSINGQMIHHYMGTSTFANYTVLPEIALAKIREDAPFDKVCYIGCGVTTGIGAVINTAKVEPGANVIVFGLGGIGLNVIQGARMVGANMIVGVDINPSKRALAEKFGMTHFVNPQEVEGDLVPYLVDLTKGGADYSFECIGNVKIMRQALECCHKGWGVSVVIGVAGAGQEISTRPFQLVTGRVWKGSAFGGARGRTDVPKIVDWYMEGKINIDDLITHVMPIEQINDAFELMHKGESIRSVVTF from the coding sequence TTGCAAGTTAAAGCAGCAGTAGCTTACAGCGCAGGTAAGCCGTTAACGATTGAAACCGTTCAACTATCAGGGCCACAAGCTGGCGAAGTATTAGTTGAGGTGAAAGCCAGCGGGGTTTGCCACACCGATGCCTTTACCCTATCTGGTGACGATCCTGAAGGTTTATTTCCCGTAATTTTGGGACATGAAGGCGCTGGTGTGGTGGTAGAGGTAGGCGCTGGTGTCACCAGTCTCAAACCAGGGGATCGTGTAATTCCCCTATACACTCCCGAATGTCGCCAATGCGAATATTGTCTGAGCTTTAAAACTAATCTTTGTCAAGCGATTCGCCTAACTCAAGCCCGTGGTGTCATGCCCAATGGCACTAGTCGTTTTAGTATTAATGGGCAGATGATTCATCATTACATGGGTACATCGACTTTTGCCAACTATACAGTGCTACCAGAAATTGCTCTGGCAAAAATTCGGGAAGACGCGCCCTTTGATAAGGTTTGTTACATTGGCTGTGGCGTGACTACTGGTATTGGTGCAGTTATCAATACTGCCAAGGTGGAACCGGGAGCAAATGTCATAGTTTTTGGTTTGGGTGGTATTGGTTTAAATGTCATCCAAGGGGCGCGGATGGTAGGGGCAAATATGATTGTCGGGGTAGATATTAATCCTAGTAAACGCGCTTTGGCAGAAAAGTTTGGGATGACGCACTTTGTCAATCCCCAAGAAGTAGAGGGTGATTTAGTTCCCTATCTGGTTGACTTAACCAAAGGCGGTGCTGATTACAGTTTTGAATGTATCGGTAATGTCAAAATTATGCGCCAAGCATTAGAGTGCTGCCATAAAGGTTGGGGTGTTAGTGTAGTTATTGGTGTTGCTGGTGCTGGACAGGAAATCAGTACTCGTCCTTTTCAATTAGTAACTGGGCGCGTTTGGAAAGGTTCAGCATTCGGTGGTGCTAGAGGACGTACAGATGTACCAAAAATCGTTGATTGGTATATGGAAGGTAAGATAAATATTGATGATTTGATTACTCATGTAATGCCCATTGAGCAAATTAATGATGCTTTTGAATTGATGCACAAGGGTGAATCAATTCGCAGTGTGGTAACTTTCTAA
- the rplU gene encoding 50S ribosomal protein L21 yields MTYAIIETGGKQIRVEPGRFYDIELLPTEPDEKVTIDSVLLVQHDGEVSIGQPLVTGATVEGTVMRHYRGRKVLVYKMKPKKKTRKKRGHRQEVTRLMIDSITLNGEVFVAQGETEKETPVLDETPAEEVEVAAE; encoded by the coding sequence ATGACCTACGCAATTATTGAAACTGGCGGCAAACAAATACGAGTAGAGCCAGGGCGGTTTTATGATATTGAACTGCTTCCTACCGAACCAGATGAAAAAGTTACAATAGACTCCGTATTACTCGTGCAGCACGATGGCGAAGTCAGCATTGGCCAGCCACTAGTGACAGGTGCGACTGTAGAAGGGACTGTAATGCGACATTACAGAGGTCGTAAAGTCCTGGTATACAAGATGAAGCCGAAAAAGAAAACCCGCAAAAAACGGGGGCATCGTCAGGAAGTTACCAGACTTATGATTGACTCCATCACCCTTAACGGTGAAGTGTTTGTTGCCCAAGGAGAAACGGAGAAGGAAACCCCCGTTTTAGATGAGACTCCTGCCGAAGAAGTTGAAGTCGCTGCTGAATAA
- a CDS encoding phage holin family protein, giving the protein MLTPLLTALATALSLLIVDLVVPGVNIANFPAALIAALVIGLINGSVKPVLSALSLPLNFLSFGAFSLIVNGLCFWLAALLVPGFSVSGIIGFLLGPVILTFANTFINNYFVEKNLLAGSGNIKNQSELPSR; this is encoded by the coding sequence ATGTTGACACCATTATTAACCGCCCTAGCTACAGCTTTGAGCCTGTTGATTGTTGATTTAGTTGTTCCAGGCGTTAATATTGCTAATTTTCCCGCAGCTTTGATTGCCGCTTTAGTAATTGGTCTAATTAACGGTTCAGTTAAACCAGTTTTGTCTGCTCTCTCTCTACCACTTAACTTTCTATCATTTGGAGCATTTTCACTCATCGTTAACGGTTTGTGTTTTTGGTTAGCAGCATTGCTAGTTCCTGGTTTCTCAGTAAGTGGAATTATTGGTTTCCTACTTGGGCCAGTAATTCTAACTTTTGCTAACACTTTCATAAACAACTATTTTGTTGAGAAAAACCTTTTAGCTGGTAGTGGTAATATCAAAAACCAAAGTGAATTACCTTCTAGATAA